ATCAGCACCACATGTCGATAAATGCTCAGCTCGTTCAACTCTTTCAACTAATTTCAGCAATTCAGCGATTCAGTTCATTCAATGATTCGGCGATTCACGAATTCACGCATAATAAAGAGCCTCTGCTGAACTAAGCAGAGGCTCTTTATATACTTCCATCCCTAAATAGATTGAACTTGAAATTTCCTCATTAGGGAGCAGTGGCGGAAGAGAAGTTTGGAACTGTAGGAGCGGCAGCGTCCGCCTTTGTTCCCGGATTTCAACCGCTGCTGCGGTTCAAATCAAGAAATCCGGGAACAACAGCGGCCGGAAGTCCAAACTTTCTCTGCAGTCACGGCGTATCCCTAATCCCCGAAATTTTACCGCTTCAATCTATCCCCCTCACACCTTAAAGCGGGTCACCGACTCCCGAAGCTCCGTAAGCAGCAGCTTCAGCTCCGCGATGCCGTTAGCTACAGCGGTGGTTGAGCTGAGCTGCTCATGTGCAGAAGCAGAGGTCTCTTCGACACCTGCCGCGGATTCCTGGGAGAGTGCCGAGATATGCTGGCTGAACTCGTTCATAGTCTCGCTGGCACCAGTCATTTGCTGCAGGTCCTGGCCCATCTCGTCGATGGTCACCGCCATCATGCGGACCGAGCCGTTGATCTCGGCAAGCGCGTCACCAGTCTCGACAATCTGCCGGCTGCCTTGCTCCGTCTTGGCTACTCCGCCGCGCAACTGCTCCACCATGGTTCTGGAGTCGAGCTGGATGCCCTGCGTAATCTCTGTAATCTCCGAGACCGTCCGCTGCACATCCTCTGACAGCTTCCGTACTTCCTGTGCGACAACAGCGAAGCCGCGTCCGCTGTCACCGGCCCGTGCGGCTTCAATGGCGGCATTGATCGCCAGCAGATGTGTCTGCTCCGAGATGCTGCGGATGGCCCCCACCAGATGGAAGATGCCTTCATTCTTGCGGTTCAGCTCTTCTACGGTGTCCATAGACTGCGAGACCGCAGCGGCAATCTCGTTCATCTGCGCCACGGAGCTTTCCATGAGCGCCCGGCCCTTCTCACCCTTTTGCCGTACCTGCTCGGAATGATTGGAGAGATCCGTGCCTCTGCCGGCAAAATTCTCAATTAATGTGTTAAGCTCCTCCACCGCCTTGGAGGCATCCACCGCTGCTTCGGCCTGGCTCCCGGAGGCTGTGGCCAGCTCCTCCATCGTCAGCGCGATCTGGCTGCTGCCTTCCTTTGTATCGGCAATACGATGCATCAGCTCATCGCCCTGCTCCGAAATAATAGTGGATACATTTCGGATCTGGCTGACCATTTCGAGCAGCGTGCGGTTCGTTTCATTTACGGTCTTGGCGAGCAGGCCAATCTCGTCCTTGTTGCGGATCAGCGTCTCTTCCGCCGTCAGATCCCCGCTTGAAATCTGCTGCAGTTGTGCAGTTACCCTTTTAAGCGGATTGATAATGGTTTTGCGGATAACCGTGTTCGTCAAGCCGATCACCAGAAGCGCAGCCAGCACAGTCACAATACTTAACGTCACGGAGGTGTTGAAAATTTTCGCAGAGATTTCACCCTCATTCTCAGCATCCTTGTGACTGTGTGCTACCAGCGCATCCAGATCCACCTGCATGGAATTAAAAGCGTCAATTCCCTTCTGCGATACCTCCAGAGCTAATTTCTCGTCATTGGAGCTGCTGAGCAGGATCGCCTGATTGTTGACCGTCAGGAACTCGCCCCATTTCCCGACAAGCGACTGTAATTGCTTCAGCTCCTGATCTCCTTTCAGATTGGCTTTATATTCCTTAAAGGTATCCGATACTTTACGGATGAATTCCGACCGTTCTTCCGCAAGGGCGTTTTTGTCTGCGTTGTCAGTGCTCAGAATATGCTGCAGGCTGAGTGCCATAACATGCTCTGTGAGGTAATTGACATTATGAATTTTATTCAACTCGGGGATGATGTGATTAATGATCTTCCCGGTATTATTCTGCATGCCGTTCATTTGATAGAGCGACACCCCGCCGCTGATCAGAACGAATACAGCCAGAGCCGCATAACCGGATGCGATTTTGAAGCCAATGCTTTTTCCGCCGCTGGACAGCTTCGCCTGCTGCTTCTTGCCTGCTCCCTTCCTCCCTTTTCCTAACAAATCCTTCAGTCGCTGACCTATGCCCACACTTGTGTGCCCCCTTGAAATAATCTGGATGATCCCACCGATTTCCATCTGTTTACATTCGTTTTCATAAAAAAAGCAAAAAAAAATAGGTTATATGTACTATGTCGGCAGCAGGCGGCTAAAAATTTATATGTTTCTTTCGATGTAAGGTTTTACCTGCCAGCCCAGGCAGCGGACAGGTAAAGGTTCCACTATATAGGTCTAATCCAGATCGTATATCGAGCCGACCTTCAGCCCGTACAGCTCGTTGTAGATTTTCTCGGCAAAAGCGTCGGTCATTCCGGCAATATAATCGGTCACCATATGCTCCCAGGTCCAGATCGGTCTGGCTGACTTCTGGTCCTTCTCGAACCGCTGCAGCCAGTCGGAAGGGATAATGCTCCGGGATGTCTCGGGATCAAGGAACGCCTCCCACAGCCGCCGCAGTATCCACTCGCTCCGTTTCTGCAGACGCTGTACGCGCAAATCGCGGATCATCGTTACCCAGGCGAAGCTTTTGAGCACACTGACGGTCCGCAGCATGTCCTCATCCTCCTTGCCTTCCTTAATGAAGGTAACCTTCTTCCAGTCCCCGTCCCCGATCACGCCGAGGCTGGCGACAAAGGTACTGACCCAATAGGCCTTAACTTCACGGCGGGTGCGGGAGTAGTCATTCTCACAGGTCGGCATCTTCTCCTTCCAGACCCGCAGGAACGAACTCAGCACCTCCTCCACCTTGAAGCGGATCGCGGACTTGTTCCAGCCGGACCAGAAGGCATCCTCAAGCGTGGTGATTTTCTCGACAATCAGCCGCTGGATATAGTCGTCATGCATGAAATGCTCATGCACCTCAATCTTCCCGGCTTTGATACCGTCCTCCAGATCATGCGCCGAATAAGCAATATCGTCACACAGGTCCATCAGCTGCGCTTCCAGCGTTTTTTTGCCTGCCGGAATTCCCCACTGGGTGCGGATCTCGTGGATATACTCCCATTCGTGCAGATACATGCCCTTCTTCAGCACTGTCCCGGGAAAAGGATATTTGTTAATGCCCAGCAGCACCGCGTCCGAGAGGTTCAGGCCGTCGATATTCTCGCGCTTCTCCAGGAACATAATCAGGCGGAAGTTGTGGGCGTTGCCTTCAAAATGCTCATATTTGCGCTTCATACTCTCATGAATCGTCTGCTGCTGAACGGGCCCTGCCCCGGACTTGGCTACCGCCTCCACCGTCTTGCGGGTCACCAGCTTCTCCAGCAGGTTGTCCAGCACCTCTTCTCCCTTATGCCCGAACGGGGGATGTCCGAAGTCATGGGCGATGGCCGCACATTCCACCACCTCGGGATCAATGACCAGGCCCGGATTGTCCGCAGCTCCTGTCTCTACTTCCGGGTAAGAACGCAGCAGACTCTTGGCCGCTTCACGGGCAATCTGCGCCACCTCCAGCGAGTGGGTCAGGCGCGTCCGGTAGTAATCCCCGGTTCCGGCTCCGAATACCTGGGATTTGCCCTGCAGCCGCCGGAAGGTCGGCGAATGGATCAGACGCGAATAGTCGCGTTCATATGCGGCTCTGGAGGTCTCCAGCTTCGTGATTTCGGGATATTGTCTATGCTCTCTTTGTTCAATCAGTGTCATCTCCGCTGCCCCTATTCCTTGATCTGTATTTAGTAACTTATTATAAGTCATTTCCGCCGGAACTTTCACTCTAAAATGCAAATCACCCTGCGGGCTGCTATAAATGCATAGCAACCAAGGGGGATAGAGCATTCTAAGACTTAAGCAGCAGGAACCGCTTATAAAAACAAGTGTGGAGTGAATCTGAGAGCTATGAGAACAGCCACCCGAATAACCGCCGCAGTTCTTGCAATACTGACGCTGATGCACAGCCCTTCCGATCTGGCCCTGGGCAGTCCGGGCAAGGCAAAAAACCGCTATTACTATGAGGAGCGCGGCGATATGATCTGGGAAGTGCGCACCAGCCAGAAGGTGATTGCCCTGACCTTCGATGACGGACCGGACCCCCTGGAGACGGACAGCATTCTGGAGGTGCTGCATGAGTATGATGCGAAATGTACGTTTTTTGCGATTGGCAAGCGGATCGCTGCCTATCCCGATGTCGCCAGACGCGTAATTAATGAAGGACACGAGCTGGCGAACCATACCTATAACCATGTCTATTTCAAAAGGCCAATCTCCGGGAAGCAGATTCAGGAGGAGCTCGCGCTGACGGAGCAGGAAATTATGAAGATATCCGGCAGGCACAGCAGCCTGTTCAGACCGCCGGGCGGAATGTACGACGAGACCCTGATCGATGTGTCCAACAGCATGGGCCTGAAGCCCGTACTGTGGTCCTGGCATCAGGACACCCGCGACTGGAACCGCCCCGGCGTCTGGAACATCTCAAGCCGGGTGATCCGCAATGCGAGGAGCGGGGATATTGTCCTGTTCCACGACCATGTCCACGGGCCGTCACAGACGAAGGAAGCGCTGAAGATCATTCTGCCTGAGCTGAAGAAGCAGGGCTTCCGGTTCGTGACCGTGTCGGAGCTGATTGAGTTATCCGATGTGCAGCAGGCGAAGACGGACCGGCATATGACCTATTAGAGGCCTTCCCCGGATTGCACAGGTTCTCAAAATAAGGTAGTCTTGAGCATAATAAGGCTATGCTAATATGGCTATTTGTGAATCTGCCAGTCCATCCCCCAGGAGGGTTAATATATGACCGAGAATACTTCCTATACAACCGAGGAAATCGCCCGGCTGCTCAAAATCTCCAAGCTCAAGGTCTATGATCTGATCAAAAAGGGCGAGCTGCCCTCTTACCGCGTCGGCAAGCAAATGCGCGTGGACCTCTCCGATCTGGAGAAGTACAAGCAGAATTCCCGCAACAGCGGGGCCTATGCAAATCCGCTGCCCGGGGGCGGACTAACCGAAGCTGCACTGCCGCAGGCCCAGCCATCGCAGCAGACGGGGCCGCCGTTCGCCGCGCCTTATCAGGCCTTCGCCTCCCCGCCGCCGCACAGCATGAAGAGCAGCAGTATAAATGTAGTCATTACCGGCCAGGATATGTCACTTGATATTCTGGCGACCCATCTGGAGCGGACCCTGCCGTCCACCCGTCCGCTCCGTTCCTATGCGGGCAGTCTGGACAGCCTCATAGCCATGTATCAGGGTGAATCCGATATTGTAAGCACCCATCTGCTGGACGGCGACAGCGGTGAATATAACCTGCCTTATATCCGCAAGCTGCTCGTAGGCTTCTCCTATATAGTGGTGCATCTGCTGACACGCAGCGCAGGCTTCTATGTGCAGAAGGGTAATCCGCTGGGCATCCGCAATTGGGGTGACCTCCGGCAGGACGGAGTGACGCTGATTAACCGTGAACGCGGCTCCGGCGCCCGGGTGCTGCTGGATGAACAACTGCGCCTGCATGGAATTCCGTCATCAGGTTTGAATGGATATACTAATGAAGAGAACAGTCATCTGGCAGTAGCCAGTCTGGTGGCGAGAGGCGGGGCGGATGTGGGCATCGGCACCGAGAAAGCAGCCAAAATCATTGAAGGCATCGACTTCATTCCGCTGATCCGCGAGCGCTACGATCTGGTCATGGTGAAGAAGCCGGAGAATGAAGCCTGGATTAATGCCATTCTGGATATTCTGCGCTCGGAGGCGTTCCGCAGTGAGCTAAGCTCGATTCACAGCTATGACCTGAGTGAGACGGGAGATATTATTTACGAGACTTGAAAAGATCTGCTATTTTTCCGGCCGAACGAGGAGGTACGCATGTTATCCACAATACCGCAGGCAGCATTCAGGCCGGAGCGCTTGTTTTTTTCAAGCATACACAGCTATTACGGAAGATTTGCACAAGGGGAGTCTTTGCCCCGCAGGGTCCTTCACCGCCATGCCTTGTGTTATGTTACAGCAGGTAAAGGGCAGATTATCCTAAATGGGAGGACGCTTACGGCGAATAAAGGAGATTTCTTTTTGTTATTGCCCGAAACTTCGGTGGAAGGCAAAGCGCTGACGACAGAACCGCTGCATTATATGATCATTTTCTTCTCCTGTATCCAGCTTCGTACAAATCGCAGGCAACAGCAGCTCCACCCTCCGGAATTTCCAATTAGCGGGAAGCTTGAAGCTTCCGGCCATCCACAGGCTGCAGAGATCACCCGCCACATGACCTCCTTTCACCGTACCCGTGACCCGGAGGATATGATGCACGCCAAATACCGGCTGCAGCTGCTGCTCGCGATGCTCCTTCAACCAAGTAAGCGTATTGTGCAGGACAAGGCTGTAGGGATGGACATTGTGCTTGCCCACATGAAGAACAACTACAACCAAGAGCTTAAAGTCGGGCAACTGGCTCTAATGGCGGGCTTAAGCACCAATCATTTTATCAGAGCGTTCAAGCAGCTTACACAAAAGACTCCTATGACTTATTTAATGGAGGAGCGGATAAAAAGGGCCAAGCAACTGTTGTTCTCTTCTGAACGGGTCAAGCAGATCGCCAAGGAAGTGGGCTATAAGGACGAGCATTATTTTAGCCGGGTGTTCAAAAAATCGGAAGGCGTGGCACCGGCCAGCTACCTCAAAAATAATCATATCCGTATTGCTGTTCTCTACTATGGTCTGGATGATTACCTGATGACACTTGGACTGGCGCCAGTGACTGCGCTGTCTTACCGGGAGCGGGTGTCAAGAAATTACAGCCTCCCCCACTCCGGTATACTGGAGCAGGACATAGTCCGCCTGAACGGTTCCCGGTTGAATTATGAAGAGCTGGCACGGGTGAAGCCTGATCTGATTATTGGGAGCGACCGCCTGTTACCAGGCGAGGTCCTGGAGTCCATCGCACCGACGGTTGTTCTTATGCATACCGATAATGTGGAGCAGCAGTTGTCAAGGTTGTCCCGTATTCTGGGCAGAGAGCAGCAGGCTGACGATTGGATGAACCGCTACGCAGAGCAGAAGCACCTCCTTAGATCACAGCTGGAGGCACAGGATGTGCTGCCCACCGTTTCTTTTATCAGAGTCAGCTCTGAATTCTACCGCTTGTACGGCGCCTCCAATCAGACAGGAACTCTGCTATACCAGGATCTTGGACTGCGTCCTCCCTCCTCAACCCTTGAGCAGACGGGAGCAGTGGATTTCGAGATTCATGAGCTTCCCCGGTATAATCCGGGAACCATCTTTTTGGCTGCGGACCCTACCCTTGAATCGAGACAACGGCTGGAAGCCCTGCTCTCGTCCAGAGAATGGTCTTCACTGGATGCAGTGAAGCAGTCCCGGGTATTCGATGCCGGAGATCTGTTGTTCAAAACACTCGGACCCTCAGGCAGAAAGTGGGCCATGTCGTATGTTGCATCCCGGATTAGCAGACCGGCCGATAGAATTATCCACGCCAACACAGGGTTATAATCCATTGAAAAGTATGGATCGTTCTCCTATCATAATGATAATGATTATTATTATCTATTGCACAAAGGAGACTAGAAATAAATGAAGCGAATGAAATCCCTCCAGTTCCTGCTCCTTGCCGTGCTGCTGCTGATACTGGCTGCGTGCAGCAATGGAGCAGGACAACCACAACCGGCTTCTGAAGAACCGCGTCCCTCCGCCTCCCAAACCAGCGGTCAGGGAGCTGCGGAACCGGGCACACGCACAATTACCCACCTTAAGGGAGAAGCTGTGATTCCGGCCAAAATCGAAAAAATCGTTGTTCTCACAGCAGAGTACATAGATCATCTGTTGACTATCGGAGAGAAGCCCTCCGGTGTAAACACCGAGGTCCGGTACGGAGGAGAGTATCTTCCCTATCTGGCTGACAAGCTGCAGGGTGTACAAACCGTAGGTTCGGCAGATAATCCCAACCTTGAGGCCATTACCTTGCTTGATCCGGATGTGATTCTTATTGAGAGCAGGACGGCCGAGAATTCGTATGAGCAACTGAACAAAATCGCCCCTACCATCGTTCTTGGAAATGAATGGCTTGATTATGGAGACGATACTTCCTTTTGGACCAAGGATCTGCTAACCATTGCGGAGATGTACGACAAGACGGACCTGGCGAAGGAAAAAATTGCTGAACTGGAACAGAAAACGGTCCAGGCCAGCGGGAAAATCAAAGCGCTGGACAACAAAAAACTCGCCTACCTCCGTGTACGGGAGAAGACACTCCAAGTGTACGCACAGCAAGGTCATCCAACCAATGCATTACTCTACCAGGATCTCGGGTTCGAACCTGCCGCACTTACGCCGGAAGACCAAAGAGCAGATTTATCCTTGGAGAAAATACCGGAGCTGGGAGCAGACTTTATCGTCCTTGAGGTCGATTCCAATGCCCGCGATTTCCTGAACAGCATGCAGGCCAGCCCGCTCTGGAAGAACATCCCTGCCGTACAGGGAGGAAAGGTTCATGAGACCGATTCCTTCTGGCTCTTCAAGGGCTGGGGAGTGATCGGCCGGGGTGAAATTATTGATGAAATCATGGCATGGCTAGAGCAATGAGTGGCGTTGTACCTTTTGGCAGCCAGTGGAGACAAGCTTTCATGCAGCAGCATTTTGCCGTGACTGTCGCGGAGAAACGGAGTACTTCTTTTCCGTTCAGTACAGAGGATCTATTGGACGAAGCGAAGCTTCCGCTCATTATCGGGCAGCAATCACTTCAGCTTGGGCAGCCTCCAGGAATTGTAGTAGGAACTTTGTTTGCCAAAAGGTACTCGGTGTTGATCATGGGACTGGCCGCCTCCATCACACTCTTCGATACCCCGCTCTCTCTGCTGCCCGGCGCTTTACGGTTCAGACTGACGGATGCAGGAATGATGCATTATGAAGCAGAAAGGGCCGCCACGGACAAATGGCCTGCTAACTCTTCGGAAGTCCGTCAAGCCTGCCTTGCCGATTATATGGATCGCCTGCTGGCACATTTACGGCAGGTGCTCCAGTCTGTATCAGGGTATACGGGAGCTCAGGAGAAAGTCATGTGGTCGCTGATTGCGCATAATTTGCATAACCTGTATGGACGGCTGCATACGGACAAGGGACTCTGGGACTCTGAGGACCGGGGCCGGATCATAGGCAAGGATTATACTACCCTGCTTCAGCCGGAGAAGCCGGATGAATTATCCATGCGGTTCCGGCGGTATGAGCATCCGAAGCTGCGTGGCCATTCATTATATCTTCGCAAGCATTGCTGCCTGGCCTACCGGATCAGGATTGGGCCTGATGCCGGAGAGTATTGCAGCACTTGCCCCAAGCTATCCCCGGAAGAGCGAGGGCGTATATTAGATGAATAAGCAACGCCCCTCACCGGTTCGGGAGGGGCGTTGCTTTGTTCTGTTCTGCTATTCTCTAGGACCCATATTGACAATAACATCCCGGTTATAGCTGCCTCCGGCAAACATGATGCCCTCCGGCTCCCTCTTACGGGGCAGCAGCGCCTCGGAGATAATATTGCCGGTATGGTCAAGGTAGCTGGTGACATCAATGCTCTTATGGTAAAGGCAGATATCATCCACCCGGTCCTCCATCACAATACGCAGCGCGGTGGCCTCCTGCACGGAGAGTAATTCCCCATGCTGCCGTACCGGCAGCCGTTCTGCGCTCACCTGCGGCTTTGCTGCCCCGAACGGAACAGCCAGGGTAACGATAGCCTCGCTCCCCGTCAAGGTAAGGGAACGCTTCATTACCGGATTCCCGCTGTAGTGGCCCTGCTTGAAGATCAAGCCCTGCTCCAGCGTCAGCCGGTCCTCAGCCAGCCC
The window above is part of the Paenibacillus sp. FSL H8-0048 genome. Proteins encoded here:
- a CDS encoding methyl-accepting chemotaxis protein gives rise to the protein MGIGQRLKDLLGKGRKGAGKKQQAKLSSGGKSIGFKIASGYAALAVFVLISGGVSLYQMNGMQNNTGKIINHIIPELNKIHNVNYLTEHVMALSLQHILSTDNADKNALAEERSEFIRKVSDTFKEYKANLKGDQELKQLQSLVGKWGEFLTVNNQAILLSSSNDEKLALEVSQKGIDAFNSMQVDLDALVAHSHKDAENEGEISAKIFNTSVTLSIVTVLAALLVIGLTNTVIRKTIINPLKRVTAQLQQISSGDLTAEETLIRNKDEIGLLAKTVNETNRTLLEMVSQIRNVSTIISEQGDELMHRIADTKEGSSQIALTMEELATASGSQAEAAVDASKAVEELNTLIENFAGRGTDLSNHSEQVRQKGEKGRALMESSVAQMNEIAAAVSQSMDTVEELNRKNEGIFHLVGAIRSISEQTHLLAINAAIEAARAGDSGRGFAVVAQEVRKLSEDVQRTVSEITEITQGIQLDSRTMVEQLRGGVAKTEQGSRQIVETGDALAEINGSVRMMAVTIDEMGQDLQQMTGASETMNEFSQHISALSQESAAGVEETSASAHEQLSSTTAVANGIAELKLLLTELRESVTRFKV
- a CDS encoding deoxyguanosinetriphosphate triphosphohydrolase family protein, producing MTLIEQREHRQYPEITKLETSRAAYERDYSRLIHSPTFRRLQGKSQVFGAGTGDYYRTRLTHSLEVAQIAREAAKSLLRSYPEVETGAADNPGLVIDPEVVECAAIAHDFGHPPFGHKGEEVLDNLLEKLVTRKTVEAVAKSGAGPVQQQTIHESMKRKYEHFEGNAHNFRLIMFLEKRENIDGLNLSDAVLLGINKYPFPGTVLKKGMYLHEWEYIHEIRTQWGIPAGKKTLEAQLMDLCDDIAYSAHDLEDGIKAGKIEVHEHFMHDDYIQRLIVEKITTLEDAFWSGWNKSAIRFKVEEVLSSFLRVWKEKMPTCENDYSRTRREVKAYWVSTFVASLGVIGDGDWKKVTFIKEGKEDEDMLRTVSVLKSFAWVTMIRDLRVQRLQKRSEWILRRLWEAFLDPETSRSIIPSDWLQRFEKDQKSARPIWTWEHMVTDYIAGMTDAFAEKIYNELYGLKVGSIYDLD
- a CDS encoding polysaccharide deacetylase family protein, with the protein product MRTATRITAAVLAILTLMHSPSDLALGSPGKAKNRYYYEERGDMIWEVRTSQKVIALTFDDGPDPLETDSILEVLHEYDAKCTFFAIGKRIAAYPDVARRVINEGHELANHTYNHVYFKRPISGKQIQEELALTEQEIMKISGRHSSLFRPPGGMYDETLIDVSNSMGLKPVLWSWHQDTRDWNRPGVWNISSRVIRNARSGDIVLFHDHVHGPSQTKEALKIILPELKKQGFRFVTVSELIELSDVQQAKTDRHMTY
- a CDS encoding helix-turn-helix transcriptional regulator: MTENTSYTTEEIARLLKISKLKVYDLIKKGELPSYRVGKQMRVDLSDLEKYKQNSRNSGAYANPLPGGGLTEAALPQAQPSQQTGPPFAAPYQAFASPPPHSMKSSSINVVITGQDMSLDILATHLERTLPSTRPLRSYAGSLDSLIAMYQGESDIVSTHLLDGDSGEYNLPYIRKLLVGFSYIVVHLLTRSAGFYVQKGNPLGIRNWGDLRQDGVTLINRERGSGARVLLDEQLRLHGIPSSGLNGYTNEENSHLAVASLVARGGADVGIGTEKAAKIIEGIDFIPLIRERYDLVMVKKPENEAWINAILDILRSEAFRSELSSIHSYDLSETGDIIYET
- a CDS encoding AraC family transcriptional regulator, with the translated sequence MLSTIPQAAFRPERLFFSSIHSYYGRFAQGESLPRRVLHRHALCYVTAGKGQIILNGRTLTANKGDFFLLLPETSVEGKALTTEPLHYMIIFFSCIQLRTNRRQQQLHPPEFPISGKLEASGHPQAAEITRHMTSFHRTRDPEDMMHAKYRLQLLLAMLLQPSKRIVQDKAVGMDIVLAHMKNNYNQELKVGQLALMAGLSTNHFIRAFKQLTQKTPMTYLMEERIKRAKQLLFSSERVKQIAKEVGYKDEHYFSRVFKKSEGVAPASYLKNNHIRIAVLYYGLDDYLMTLGLAPVTALSYRERVSRNYSLPHSGILEQDIVRLNGSRLNYEELARVKPDLIIGSDRLLPGEVLESIAPTVVLMHTDNVEQQLSRLSRILGREQQADDWMNRYAEQKHLLRSQLEAQDVLPTVSFIRVSSEFYRLYGASNQTGTLLYQDLGLRPPSSTLEQTGAVDFEIHELPRYNPGTIFLAADPTLESRQRLEALLSSREWSSLDAVKQSRVFDAGDLLFKTLGPSGRKWAMSYVASRISRPADRIIHANTGL
- a CDS encoding iron-siderophore ABC transporter substrate-binding protein, with amino-acid sequence MKRMKSLQFLLLAVLLLILAACSNGAGQPQPASEEPRPSASQTSGQGAAEPGTRTITHLKGEAVIPAKIEKIVVLTAEYIDHLLTIGEKPSGVNTEVRYGGEYLPYLADKLQGVQTVGSADNPNLEAITLLDPDVILIESRTAENSYEQLNKIAPTIVLGNEWLDYGDDTSFWTKDLLTIAEMYDKTDLAKEKIAELEQKTVQASGKIKALDNKKLAYLRVREKTLQVYAQQGHPTNALLYQDLGFEPAALTPEDQRADLSLEKIPELGADFIVLEVDSNARDFLNSMQASPLWKNIPAVQGGKVHETDSFWLFKGWGVIGRGEIIDEIMAWLEQ